The genomic stretch GCTTCGACTTCGCCGAGAAGGTTATGCAGATTCAATCATCGATCTGGATGAGTCTTCTGATTCCCAACTCACAGTCCGCATGGTGAGACTCTCTGCTGGAAAGCCTGCGCTGACCAAGTTGCGTCCGACTCCAGGGAATCCACAACCAGCCCATCCTAAGACGGACAAACGTCCGGAGCTCTCGTATGAAGACTAGCTTTCT from Candidatus Hydrogenedentota bacterium encodes the following:
- a CDS encoding PEGA domain-containing protein, coding for MKWTISSEPSGAAVFNEQGTMLGNTPWKAELTPKAGTRQLRLRREGYADSIIDLDESSDSQLTVRMVRLSAGKPALTKLRPTPGNPQPAHPKTDKRPELSYED